From the genome of Streptomyces sp. S4.7:
GCAGATAGGCGATGAGCGCGGCGCGCCCCTCGCTCCTTGCGCCGGCGAGGGTGTCGCTCAACAGCTGGATGTTCCCGCTCACTTGGCGCTCTCCCCGTCGTACAGCCCGAAGTAGCGGGCAGCGGTGTCCATGTCCTTGTCGCCGCGCCCGGAGAGGTTGACGACGATCAGACCGTCCCTCCCCAGCTCGCGGCCGACCTCCAGCGCCCCGGCGAGCGCGTGCGCGCTCTCGATGGCCGGAATGATGCCCTCGGTACGGGACAGCAGCAGCAGCGCCTTCATGGCGTCGTCGTCGGTCACGGCCCGGTACTCAGCGCGGCCGCTGTCCTTGAGGTACGCGTGCTCGGGGCCGATGCCGGGGTAGTCGAGCCCGGCGGAGATCGAGTACGGCTCGGTGATCTGGCCCTCGTCGTCCTGGAGGACGTAGGACCGTGAGCCGTGCAGGATGCCCGGCTCGCCCGCGCTCAGAGTCGCCGCGTGCTCGCCGGTCCCGATGCCGTGGCCCGCGGGCTCGCAGCCCACCAGCCGTACGGCCTCGTCGGCGAGGAACGCGTGGAAGAGGCCGATCGCGTTGGATCCGCCTCCTACACAGGCGACGGCCGCGTCGGGCAGCCGGCCCGTCCTCTCCAGAAGCTGGCGCCTGGCCTCGACGCCGATGACGCGGTGGAAGTCGCGCACCATCGCGGGGAAGGGGTGCGGTCCGGCGACGGTGCCGAACAGGTAGTGCGTACGGTCCACATTGGCGACCCAGTCGCGGAACGCCTCGTTGATGGCGTCCTTCAGGGTGCGGCTGCCGGACCTGACCGGTACGACCTCGGCGCCGAGCATCCGCATCCGGGCGACGTTGAGCGCCTGGCGCTCGGTGTCGATCTCGCCCATGTAGATGGTGCATTCGAGTCCGAACAGCGCGCAGGCGGTCGCGGTGGCGACGCCGTGCTGTCCGGCTCCGGTCTCGGCGATGACGCGGGTCTTGCCCATGCGCTTGGTGAGCAGCGCCTGGCCGAGCACGTTGTTGATCTTGTGGGACCCGGTGTGGTTCAGGTCCTCCCGCTTGAGGTACACCGTGGCGCCGCCGGCCTCCTCGGCGAACCGCGGGACCTCGGTGAGCGCGCTGGGGCGGCCGGTGTAGTTGACCAGGAGGTCGTTCAGCTCCGCGGCGAAGGCGGGGTCGCCCTTGGCCTTCTCGTACTCGACGGCGACCTCGTCCACGGCGGCGACGAGCGCCTCGGGGATGAACTTGCCGCCGTACGCGCCGAAGTAGCCCTCGGCGTTCGGGCTCAGGCCCGTGGGATCGGGGATGAAGAACTCGGAAGTCACGGACGGATCTCCTCGTGAAGCGACGGGTGGGTGCACCGTAGGCGCCACGGGCGACTCGGCCCTGTACCGGCGTGGGAGCCGGGAGGGCGATGGTCTGTGGGGACCGGCCTTGCGGACATGCGAGGACGCGGTGCGGCGACGTGGGACACGTGCCGCCCGCGTGGGCGGGCGTGCGTGCGGCTACGCGGTCGCGCGGTGGTCGCTGTCGGAAGGGCCTCGCCGGGGCGCGACCCGGCGCCATCGCATGCCGTTGACCTGGCCGGGTTCGTCACCGATCACGTACCGCACCCGCCGCCCGTGCACACGCCTGGCCGGGGCCCGGCAGCCACGCGGCCGGCACCCGCGCGCCAGCGGCGCGTGGGGCGCGCGCACGGCGGCGGGACGTCCGGAGGCGGATACGGGCATCGGTGGGTCAGCCCCGTCCGTGCCGCAGGGCGGGGTGGGCGCCGGCCGCGACGAGGTCGGCCACGGCCACCTTCGGGTCACGCCCGGTGACCAGGGACTCGCCGACGAGAACCGAGTCGGCGCCCGCGTTGGCGTACGCGATGAGGTCGTGCGGCCCGCGGACACCGGACTCGGCGATCTTGACGATCCCGTCCGGGATCTCGGGGGCGAGCCGCTCGAACGTGCCGCGGTCGACCTTCAGCGTCTTCAGGTCGCGCGCGTTGACGCCGATGATCTTGGCTCCGGCCTCGACCGCGCGCTCCACCTCGTCCTCGTCGTGCACCTCGACGATCGGGGTGAGTCCGATGGACTCGGCGCGCTCGATGAGCGAGACGAGCGCGGGCTGCTCCAGGGCGGCGACGATCAGCAGGACGAGGTCGGCGCCGTAGGCGCGCGCCTCCCACAGCTGGTACGCCGTGACGATGAAGTCCTTGCGCAGGACGGCGATGTCGACCTTGGCGCGGACGGCTTCGAGGTCGGCCAGCGAGCCGCCGAAGCGGCGCTGCTCGGTCAGTACGGAGATGACGGACGCCCCGCCCGCCTCGTAGTCGGCGGCCAGACCCGCGGGGTCGGCGATCGCGGCCAGCGCGCCCTTGGAGGGGCTGGAGCGCTTGACCTCACAGATCACCGTGACGCCCTCGCCGCGCAGTGCGGCGACGCCATCCTTGGCCGGCCGTGCCCTGGCCGCGCGCTCCTTGATCTCGTCGAGGCCGACGCGCGCCTGGCGCTCCGCGAGGTCGGCGCGTACGCCTTCGATGATCTCGTCGAGCACACTCACGCGAGCGGCCCCCTTCCGGGAACGGTGTCGGATTCAGCCATGGATGAGGATCAGCCATGTCGATGGTATCCGGAGGAGGGCCGAGGGCCCGCATCCGCTGGTCGAGCATCCCATCACCTGGGACTTCACGGAGCGAACGACGAGCCGAAAGGCACGTTCCGTACCACTGTGAAGACCAGGATCACCGCTCCGACGGCCCATCCCAGGAAGGGTGGCACCGAGACACGGAGCCGTGTTCCGCGAGCGACGTGAATCAGCCACACCAGCCACACCACGGCGAAGACCGCGTAACCGGCGACCGCGAGCGCGTTGGCGCCGAGGGCGGCGGCGAGGTCACCGTGCGCGACGGCATGGGCGCTGCGCAGGCCGCCGCAGCCGGGACAGTAGAGGCCGGTCATGCTGAGCAGCGGGCAGACGGGGTAGTGGCCGCTCTCGTTGGGGTCGACCAGACCGACGTAGGTGAAGGCGGCCACGACGCCGGTGAGTGTGCCGAGCGGCGCGAGGAGCCGCCGGGCGCGGGTCGCCGGAACGGGGGCCGGGGGCGGCGCGGCGGGTGCAGGCATGGCGTCCACGCGATGATTGTCCCCCGTGGGGGCGCGAAAGCGCAGCCCGCCCCCGGGCGCGCGCGTCGCTCACGCCCCCGCGGGACACGCGGGACGCGCGAAGGCGTGGCCCGGGACGCCGGGTCACGCCTTCCTGTCGCGAGTGCGCGGGTACGTACGCGAGGACGCGTTACGCGGTCTGCTGCGCCGGCTCGGGCTGGGCCGCGTGCGGCTGACCGGTCGGGTGGCCCTCGCCACGCTCGACGGCCTCGCGCTCCGCGCGGTCCAGGGACGCCCGTGCGGCCTCCACACGGGCCTGCTTGGCGGCTTCGGACTCCTTGGCGGCGCCGAGGCCCGCGGCCCTCATGGCGAGGCCGACGATGCCGCCGAGGAGGACGACCGCGAGGCCGCCGACGAACCCGATGGGATCGGCCGCCACCATGAAGACGCCTGCGATGCAGAAGCCGATGACAGAGATGGTGACACCGGTCCAGGCGGCCGGGGTGTGTCCGTGGCTGCTGCCCGCCATGAATTCGCTCCTCGTTGCTGATGTGCCGCGGTGGTCGCGCGCTGGGTGAGCCGAACGCTCACGGTTCATTGTCCCGCACCCGTCGGCGTTCCCCGTCGAGGGGGTCGGGATGCGCGGCCCCGGCTAGCCGGTCGGGTCCTCGCCCCGGTCCAGTGCCTTCCAGATGTCCTCGGGCCGGTCGGGGTCCGTGGCGGGCCCGGTGGCCTTGGCGCGCCCGGCGGCCGGTTCGCGGACGCGGGCGGCGCGCGGGGTGCCGTCGCGTTCGTAGCGGCCCGACATGGTGGGCCAGTGTGATCCGTACCTCAGGGCGAGGAGCCCGGCGAGCAGGATCAGTACGCCGCCGGCCGCCGTCACGTACGGCCAGGCGGTGTGGGTGAGGGCGGCGACGGTCGCTGCGGTGTCACCGGTCGTACGCGCGGCCTCGTCGTCGAGCGCGGCGCCGTCGGTCGCGCCGACGAGCGCGGCGACGGTCGCGCCCGCGCCGCTGAGGGTGAGCAGCGCGGAGACGAGCAGCCGGCCCGCCGTACGGACGGCGAAGACGGCGACGAGGGCGGCCAGGCCGACGACGGCGAGCGCGGCCGGGACGCCGGTGACGTCTCGGCCTCCCGCGTCGAGCGACACGGTGCCGCCCGCCACGGTGGCGCTGCCCTCGGCCCAGGTCTGGCCGGAGGCGATCAGCACAACGGCGGCGCCGGCCGCGCCGAGGAGGAGTGCGATGCCGAGACTTCGGCCGGCGCGCCTTCTCGTGGCGTCGGCCGGGGTCGCGGCGCGGGGCTGGGGAATGGGTAGGGCAGTCACCCGACCCACTATCCCCTACCGGTGCCGGCCGTTTCGGACGGGCCTCCCAGCCGGTTCGCCGCGTGGACGGCGCGCAGGACGGCGGCGGCCTTGTTACGGCACTCGGTGTCCTCGGCGACGGGGTCGGAGTCGGCGACGACTCCGGCGCCCGCCTGTACGTAGGCGGTGCCGTCCCGGAGCAGGGCCGTACGGATGGCGATGGCGGTGTCGGAGTCCCCGGCGAAGTCGAGATAGCCGACGCAGCCTCCGTACAGACCGCGCCGTGAGGGTTCCAGTTCGTCGATGATCTGCAGGGCGCGGGGCTTCGGGGCGCCGGAGAGCGTGCCGGCGGGGAAGCAGGCGGTCAGGACGTCGAAGGCGGTACGGCCCTCGGCGACGCGGCCGGTGACGGTCGAGACGATGTGCATGACGTGCGAGTAGCGCTCGACGGACATGAAGTCGACGACCTCGACGCTGCCGGGCTCGCAGACCCGCCCGAGGTCGTTGCGGCCCAGGTCGACCAGCATCAGGTGCTCGGCGCGCTCCTTGGGATCGGCGAGCAGTTCGTCGGCGAGCGCCTGGTCGTCCTGCGGTGTCTCGCCGCGCGGGCGGGTGCCGGCGATGGGGTGGACCATCGCGTGCCCGTCCTCGACCTTGACCAGCGCCTCGGGGCTGGAGCCGACGACGTCGAAGCCGTCGAAGCGGAAGAGATACATGTACGGGCTCGGGTTGGTGGCCCGCAGTACCCGGTAGACGTCGAGCGCGCTCGCCTCGCAGGGGGTCTCGAACCGCTGCGAGGGCACGACCTGGAAGGCCTCGCCCGCCCTGATGCGCTCCTTGATGTCCTCGACGGCCTCCTGGTAGGCCACGCCGCCCCAGAGCGCGGTGTACGGCGGCAGTTCGGACGGCGGCAGCGCGGTGGGAACGGTGTCCGCCGGGCGTGTCAGGTCCCGCTCCATGGCGTCGAGGCGGCCGACGGCGTCCGCGTATGCCTCGTCGACGCCCGTGTCGAGGTCGTTGTGGTTGATCGCGTTGGCGATGAGCAGGACGGTGCCGGAGCGGTGGTCCAGGACGGCGAGGTCGGAGGTGAGCAGCATCGTCAGCTCGGGCAGGTGGAGATCGTCGCGCGCGTGGTCGCCGATCTTCTTCTCCAGCCGGCGCACGACGTCGAAGCCGAGGTAGCCGACCATGCCGCCGGTGAAGGGCGGCAGGTCGGCCTCGTGGTCGTGGAGGGTAC
Proteins encoded in this window:
- the trpB gene encoding tryptophan synthase subunit beta, producing the protein MTSEFFIPDPTGLSPNAEGYFGAYGGKFIPEALVAAVDEVAVEYEKAKGDPAFAAELNDLLVNYTGRPSALTEVPRFAEEAGGATVYLKREDLNHTGSHKINNVLGQALLTKRMGKTRVIAETGAGQHGVATATACALFGLECTIYMGEIDTERQALNVARMRMLGAEVVPVRSGSRTLKDAINEAFRDWVANVDRTHYLFGTVAGPHPFPAMVRDFHRVIGVEARRQLLERTGRLPDAAVACVGGGSNAIGLFHAFLADEAVRLVGCEPAGHGIGTGEHAATLSAGEPGILHGSRSYVLQDDEGQITEPYSISAGLDYPGIGPEHAYLKDSGRAEYRAVTDDDAMKALLLLSRTEGIIPAIESAHALAGALEVGRELGRDGLIVVNLSGRGDKDMDTAARYFGLYDGESAK
- a CDS encoding anthranilate synthase component I is translated as MDLDTFRKLAVDRRVIPVGRRLLADGDTPVGLYRKLAAERPGTFLLESAENGRSWSRYSFIGVRSAATLTERDGRTHWLGTPPVGVPVDGDPLAALRATVETLHTPRTLHDHEADLPPFTGGMVGYLGFDVVRRLEKKIGDHARDDLHLPELTMLLTSDLAVLDHRSGTVLLIANAINHNDLDTGVDEAYADAVGRLDAMERDLTRPADTVPTALPPSELPPYTALWGGVAYQEAVEDIKERIRAGEAFQVVPSQRFETPCEASALDVYRVLRATNPSPYMYLFRFDGFDVVGSSPEALVKVEDGHAMVHPIAGTRPRGETPQDDQALADELLADPKERAEHLMLVDLGRNDLGRVCEPGSVEVVDFMSVERYSHVMHIVSTVTGRVAEGRTAFDVLTACFPAGTLSGAPKPRALQIIDELEPSRRGLYGGCVGYLDFAGDSDTAIAIRTALLRDGTAYVQAGAGVVADSDPVAEDTECRNKAAAVLRAVHAANRLGGPSETAGTGRG
- the trpC gene encoding indole-3-glycerol phosphate synthase TrpC codes for the protein MSVLDEIIEGVRADLAERQARVGLDEIKERAARARPAKDGVAALRGEGVTVICEVKRSSPSKGALAAIADPAGLAADYEAGGASVISVLTEQRRFGGSLADLEAVRAKVDIAVLRKDFIVTAYQLWEARAYGADLVLLIVAALEQPALVSLIERAESIGLTPIVEVHDEDEVERAVEAGAKIIGVNARDLKTLKVDRGTFERLAPEIPDGIVKIAESGVRGPHDLIAYANAGADSVLVGESLVTGRDPKVAVADLVAAGAHPALRHGRG
- a CDS encoding tryptophan synthase subunit(beta) — its product is MPVSASGRPAAVRAPHAPLARGCRPRGCRAPARRVHGRRVRYVIGDEPGQVNGMRWRRVAPRRGPSDSDHRATA
- a CDS encoding TIGR02234 family membrane protein, whose product is MGRVTALPIPQPRAATPADATRRRAGRSLGIALLLGAAGAAVVLIASGQTWAEGSATVAGGTVSLDAGGRDVTGVPAALAVVGLAALVAVFAVRTAGRLLVSALLTLSGAGATVAALVGATDGAALDDEAARTTGDTAATVAALTHTAWPYVTAAGGVLILLAGLLALRYGSHWPTMSGRYERDGTPRAARVREPAAGRAKATGPATDPDRPEDIWKALDRGEDPTG
- a CDS encoding DUF2752 domain-containing protein translates to MPAPAAPPPAPVPATRARRLLAPLGTLTGVVAAFTYVGLVDPNESGHYPVCPLLSMTGLYCPGCGGLRSAHAVAHGDLAAALGANALAVAGYAVFAVVWLVWLIHVARGTRLRVSVPPFLGWAVGAVILVFTVVRNVPFGSSFAP